Proteins encoded within one genomic window of Alteribacter populi:
- a CDS encoding NAD(P)-dependent oxidoreductase, translating into MNRIVILGGLDFFGFYLSQSLMNRGIEVIAVQEMPMTKLEYDLNSFFVRNSLFSLAFLPEQSDAAIDRVRRADKFVLNEYAQTFESAAVAKFTAENDVIRVCRENDKQEDPDIIPLFTVKVPTLYGPYQPEKMVFATLLTSIVKDEWTFTVDDLINEANQEAGDLLYVEDTADALADYITGNGAEDIQLTSGRKKRWKEAFCSLIQRYEKLTKYKEIATKVEDQDEKANDRFVIIKDRSIDEGIEEQFASIAQRLNGDENGFSEKES; encoded by the coding sequence ATGAATCGTATCGTAATACTTGGTGGACTTGATTTTTTCGGATTTTATTTGAGTCAGAGTTTGATGAATCGAGGAATAGAAGTTATTGCTGTCCAGGAAATGCCTATGACTAAGCTTGAATATGATTTAAATTCGTTTTTTGTACGAAATAGTTTATTTTCGCTTGCTTTTTTACCAGAGCAAAGCGACGCGGCTATTGACAGGGTAAGGAGAGCTGATAAGTTCGTTTTAAACGAATATGCTCAAACATTTGAAAGCGCAGCGGTAGCGAAATTCACAGCTGAAAATGACGTGATCCGGGTTTGCAGGGAGAATGATAAACAAGAAGACCCTGACATAATACCATTATTTACAGTGAAAGTTCCAACTCTCTATGGCCCATACCAACCAGAGAAAATGGTGTTTGCTACTCTTTTGACGAGCATAGTTAAGGATGAATGGACATTTACTGTAGACGATTTGATAAACGAGGCAAATCAAGAGGCAGGGGATTTGTTATACGTAGAAGATACAGCGGATGCGCTAGCTGATTACATCACAGGGAACGGAGCCGAGGATATCCAACTTACCAGTGGTAGAAAAAAACGCTGGAAGGAAGCGTTTTGTTCATTGATTCAACGATATGAAAAGTTAACAAAATATAAAGAGATAGCAACAAAAGTCGAGGACCAGGATGAAAAAGCGAACGACCGTTTCGTTATCATTAAGGATCGCTCAATTGATGAAGGAATTGAAGAACAGTTTGCGTCGATTGCTCAAAGATTAAACGGTGATGAGAACGGTTTTTCTGAAAAAGAGTCTTGA
- a CDS encoding alpha/beta hydrolase — protein MAITERYFQMEGEDAVIHLPERPNGFLLLVLGDANHYVEGKTSLWHQHPDRWLFIDVLKKQGYTIVYSNQYGRHWGNDESYRLAIRLIKQTLKTEILNPKIHVFAEGMGALIALRLLVNQQDLLRSVVLFNPCLNLDAYRNHERTKLFFYKKFMKEMSEAYGEEENVLEKAIQMPSECWKKTCPDTMIRIFHCIFQTPFSLDEHSRLFVNSRKERQAPVELTVFLPGKQLSDFLVSVKNFLSNHEQLMEL, from the coding sequence ATGGCGATAACAGAAAGGTATTTTCAAATGGAAGGGGAAGACGCGGTCATTCATTTGCCGGAGAGGCCAAATGGGTTTCTGCTGTTAGTTCTGGGAGATGCCAACCATTACGTAGAAGGTAAAACGAGCCTTTGGCATCAGCATCCGGATCGTTGGTTATTTATTGATGTTTTAAAAAAACAAGGTTACACGATTGTTTATTCAAATCAGTATGGTAGACATTGGGGAAATGATGAATCCTATCGTTTAGCGATCCGGCTTATTAAACAGACGTTAAAAACTGAAATATTAAATCCTAAAATCCATGTTTTTGCAGAAGGGATGGGCGCTTTAATCGCTCTGCGCCTGCTCGTTAATCAACAGGACCTCTTACGGTCAGTGGTGCTGTTTAACCCCTGCTTAAATTTAGATGCCTACCGAAATCACGAGCGGACGAAGTTGTTTTTTTATAAAAAATTCATGAAAGAAATGTCAGAAGCGTATGGGGAGGAGGAAAATGTATTAGAAAAAGCGATCCAAATGCCGAGTGAATGCTGGAAGAAAACGTGCCCTGATACGATGATCCGAATTTTTCACTGCATTTTTCAAACCCCTTTTTCACTTGACGAACATAGCCGTTTATTTGTAAATTCCCGAAAAGAAAGGCAGGCACCAGTTGAATTAACGGTTTTTTTACCTGGAAAACAGCTCTCAGATTTCCTGGTATCTGTTAAAAATTTTCTTTCCAACCACGAACAGTTAATGGAGTTGTAG
- a CDS encoding YjzC family protein, with product MGQNHQFRSGDKAPNNGFYVEIGDTESMVNDPKKVHLKAGEKFPENSNHERKWTYQRKP from the coding sequence ATGGGGCAAAATCATCAATTCAGATCAGGTGACAAAGCACCAAACAATGGTTTTTATGTAGAAATTGGCGATACAGAAAGTATGGTTAATGATCCTAAAAAAGTTCACTTGAAGGCTGGAGAAAAGTTTCCTGAAAACTCGAACCATGAGCGAAAATGGACGTATCAGAGAAAGCCTTAA
- a CDS encoding HesB/YadR/YfhF family protein, whose amino-acid sequence MNLEISDKAFDWFKDEFELVSGEAVQFYVRYGGCGNFQSGFSLAIAKKEPEDLAVSKEMNEITFYVEKKDEWYFDDKDLYVDFNEDYDEIEYLHETGEKQ is encoded by the coding sequence ATGAATCTAGAAATTTCAGATAAAGCATTTGATTGGTTTAAAGATGAATTCGAATTAGTAAGCGGAGAAGCGGTTCAATTTTATGTGCGATACGGCGGGTGTGGGAACTTTCAATCTGGATTTTCGTTAGCTATAGCCAAAAAAGAACCAGAGGATCTGGCGGTTTCTAAAGAAATGAATGAGATTACCTTTTATGTTGAAAAAAAAGATGAATGGTACTTTGATGATAAAGACCTTTATGTTGACTTTAACGAAGACTATGATGAAATCGAGTACTTGCACGAAACAGGAGAAAAGCAATGA
- a CDS encoding YhgE/Pip domain-containing protein — protein MNGLRHEIKGIVTSKKLLVALIGIMLMPLLYGGALIWSFWDPYGQIEDLPVAVVNEDRGATQEGEEIAAGEEFVSNLREEATLDFHFVSEDEARRGMKEFDYYFYVKIPETFSEDITSVIDNEPAKGTLYYEVNEDYNYVSSQIADNAIDAMEQQLSEALTLAYVEVANDSFSTFTKHIYDLEKATESLLSGNKGVLDGGNSLNDGLLELSLGTEELAEGIGHLSAGTAQLEDEWLNVTETMEHSNELDHGKNAFTSIREKTEELEYRLEQGELEQIEAHLNDWLALVEGLEHSVENVNHSMNEGAGKVESFQNELEKQRENLARAAEGIDEQKVSVQNMYDSSKVFADNVELFLDEASFLLSEPIEAIEELEDHYHTLPTLLNAQFPGWEEDEDLVNWYESGLGHFEEAPVYQKELETHINDMNRQIGDFRNQVENGEQTIEEVLKGFDESSKAIEDIMPLFSKYKDTFAEIETALDSFENALHELNEAGERLQRNKDIKEMETAFYQSMVALNDEFDHLESIYETALERQDEVTNGLALLSEGAQDASEGALSLQEGVSEAHNGGQDLVKGLENVTDGAGEVHSSVTDVSDFTSDIDPSRQHELMFSSPIESKSTHDEKGYSYGEGLTPYFLSIGLYVGALTLSIIYPFREPLGSHENGVQWFFGKLGVVFLVGLAQVSILLVFLLFILDLTVQSPLAFIGFTYMVSFVFMSLIFMLVGVLDNPGRFIAIILLILQLGGSGGTFPVELLASPLQSIHGWLPMTYSVLGFRSVIFMDSPVLLGRSMLFLSILALITLALAFYFYYKKYRSLCEPNIPSVKESNN, from the coding sequence ATGAACGGACTACGACATGAAATAAAAGGGATTGTTACATCAAAAAAATTACTCGTTGCATTAATTGGGATTATGCTGATGCCGTTATTATACGGAGGCGCCCTGATTTGGTCCTTTTGGGATCCATATGGACAAATTGAAGATCTCCCAGTAGCAGTAGTTAATGAAGACCGGGGAGCAACGCAAGAGGGAGAAGAAATCGCAGCTGGTGAGGAGTTTGTCAGCAATCTTCGAGAAGAAGCGACATTGGATTTTCATTTTGTGAGTGAAGATGAGGCTCGTCGAGGTATGAAGGAATTTGATTATTACTTTTATGTGAAAATTCCTGAAACGTTCTCAGAAGACATTACGAGTGTAATAGACAATGAACCGGCAAAAGGGACCCTCTATTATGAAGTTAACGAAGATTATAATTACGTCTCCTCGCAAATTGCAGACAATGCGATTGACGCAATGGAACAACAATTATCAGAGGCGTTAACGCTCGCTTATGTAGAGGTGGCGAACGATTCTTTTAGCACTTTTACAAAACACATTTACGATCTTGAAAAGGCGACTGAATCGCTGCTTTCTGGTAACAAAGGTGTTCTCGATGGAGGGAACAGCTTAAATGATGGTTTGCTTGAGTTATCATTGGGGACGGAGGAGCTGGCTGAAGGCATTGGACATTTATCAGCTGGTACTGCTCAGTTAGAAGACGAGTGGCTGAATGTAACAGAAACAATGGAGCATTCTAACGAGCTTGATCATGGTAAAAACGCCTTTACTTCCATAAGGGAGAAAACAGAAGAATTGGAGTACCGGTTGGAACAAGGCGAGTTAGAGCAAATTGAGGCACATCTTAATGATTGGCTTGCTTTAGTCGAGGGGTTGGAGCATTCAGTAGAAAACGTCAATCATTCAATGAATGAAGGCGCTGGTAAAGTTGAAAGCTTTCAAAATGAATTGGAGAAACAACGCGAGAATTTAGCGAGAGCAGCTGAAGGAATCGACGAGCAAAAAGTATCCGTTCAAAATATGTACGATAGTAGTAAGGTGTTTGCGGATAATGTCGAGCTATTTTTAGATGAGGCTTCATTTTTACTTTCTGAACCGATAGAAGCCATTGAAGAGCTTGAAGATCATTATCATACACTTCCAACGCTGTTAAACGCACAATTTCCTGGGTGGGAAGAGGATGAAGATCTGGTGAATTGGTACGAAAGTGGACTTGGTCATTTTGAAGAAGCCCCCGTTTATCAAAAAGAATTGGAAACTCACATAAATGACATGAATCGTCAAATCGGCGACTTTCGAAATCAGGTTGAAAATGGTGAACAAACGATTGAAGAGGTATTGAAAGGGTTCGATGAAAGTAGCAAAGCGATTGAAGATATCATGCCGTTATTTAGTAAGTATAAAGACACATTTGCGGAAATTGAAACAGCATTAGATTCATTTGAAAATGCGCTTCATGAACTAAACGAGGCTGGAGAACGGTTACAGCGAAACAAAGACATTAAAGAAATGGAAACAGCGTTTTATCAATCAATGGTTGCCTTAAATGATGAATTCGATCACTTGGAGTCGATTTATGAGACGGCTTTGGAACGTCAAGATGAGGTGACAAATGGTTTGGCTCTGCTATCTGAAGGGGCCCAAGACGCTAGTGAAGGGGCTTTGAGTCTTCAAGAAGGAGTGAGTGAAGCGCATAATGGCGGACAAGATTTAGTGAAAGGTCTTGAGAATGTGACAGATGGAGCGGGCGAAGTTCATTCCAGTGTGACTGATGTATCTGATTTCACAAGTGATATTGACCCTTCTCGTCAACATGAACTAATGTTTTCTTCGCCCATTGAATCGAAAAGTACTCACGACGAAAAAGGTTATTCTTATGGTGAAGGGTTAACGCCTTATTTCTTATCAATCGGCCTTTATGTTGGCGCTCTGACACTGTCGATTATCTATCCGTTTCGCGAACCATTAGGCTCTCATGAAAATGGCGTACAGTGGTTCTTCGGAAAACTAGGGGTCGTATTTTTGGTTGGCTTGGCACAAGTGTCGATTTTACTCGTGTTTTTATTGTTTATTCTCGACTTAACAGTCCAGTCACCACTTGCTTTCATTGGCTTTACCTATATGGTTAGCTTCGTGTTTATGAGCCTTATTTTTATGCTAGTCGGTGTGCTTGATAATCCAGGACGATTTATCGCGATTATTTTGCTTATTTTACAGCTAGGTGGAAGTGGTGGTACGTTTCCAGTAGAACTCCTTGCGTCACCTCTTCAGTCGATTCATGGGTGGTTACCTATGACGTATTCAGTCCTTGGATTCAGGTCGGTTATCTTTATGGACTCACCTGTTTTATTAGGCAGAAGTATGCTGTTTTTAAGTATACTGGCGCTGATTACGCTCGCTCTCGCGTTTTATTTCTATTACAAAAAATACCGCAGCTTATGCGAACCAAACATCCCTTCAGTAAAAGAATCTAACAACTAG
- a CDS encoding TetR/AcrR family transcriptional regulator: MLENKRALILNAASNSFSMYGFKGTTMDKVANLAGVGKGTIYTTFKNKEDLFDAVLQQIITEMEQIFYKCILPEKSVSENLHAALDQLLEFRKDHQVMMKLTYEVRMFGTEHSKRALEKIEDAIIDCIETQLTQAVEQKKIYASEPRITAFLLYKQYMALVFDYEEKYGHLEKKLISKIFQQHFMYALIHNKEM, translated from the coding sequence ATGCTAGAAAATAAACGTGCACTAATATTAAATGCAGCTTCAAATTCTTTTTCCATGTACGGCTTTAAAGGAACGACGATGGATAAAGTGGCCAATCTCGCTGGTGTTGGGAAAGGAACGATTTATACGACGTTTAAAAATAAAGAAGATTTATTTGATGCAGTTTTGCAGCAAATCATTACTGAAATGGAGCAAATCTTTTACAAATGTATTCTGCCTGAAAAGTCCGTTTCAGAAAACCTTCATGCTGCTTTAGACCAGTTGCTTGAATTCCGAAAGGATCATCAGGTTATGATGAAGCTCACGTATGAAGTAAGGATGTTTGGTACTGAACATTCAAAGCGCGCGCTTGAGAAAATAGAAGATGCGATTATTGATTGCATTGAAACCCAACTTACACAAGCGGTTGAGCAAAAGAAGATTTATGCATCAGAGCCGAGGATTACTGCGTTTTTGTTATATAAACAATACATGGCTCTCGTTTTTGATTACGAAGAAAAGTATGGACATTTGGAGAAGAAACTGATATCTAAAATCTTCCAGCAGCACTTTATGTATGCGCTCATTCATAATAAGGAGATGTAG
- the moaD gene encoding molybdopterin converting factor subunit 1, whose amino-acid sequence MIEVLFFAELEEKAGTRRLTVEKNELTIEALRTHLVEMNSQLTGVKNAMAAVNEEYAEEATVVRDGDTVAFIPPVSGG is encoded by the coding sequence ATGATCGAGGTTTTATTTTTTGCTGAATTAGAAGAAAAGGCAGGTACACGGCGCTTGACCGTTGAAAAAAACGAACTCACAATCGAAGCATTACGAACGCACCTTGTTGAGATGAATTCACAATTAACAGGTGTTAAAAATGCCATGGCTGCAGTGAATGAAGAATATGCCGAAGAGGCTACAGTCGTTCGTGATGGGGATACTGTTGCGTTTATTCCGCCAGTGAGCGGAGGATAA
- a CDS encoding molybdenum cofactor biosynthesis protein MoaE, with product MTGQSFNVVENEIDLSQVIQLVEDRNAGAINTFIGTVREMTKGKRTLYLKYDAYVPMAEKKLAQIGDEIVQQYPEARVAITHRIGKLAISDVAVAIAVSTPHRADAFEASRYAIERIKEIVPIWKKEHWEDGSEWVGDQLQTTRYPTGRPEEEDL from the coding sequence ATGACGGGGCAAAGCTTTAACGTGGTTGAAAACGAAATCGATCTTTCACAAGTGATTCAATTAGTGGAGGATCGAAATGCTGGTGCAATTAATACGTTTATAGGTACCGTTAGGGAAATGACCAAAGGGAAGCGTACTCTTTATTTGAAATATGACGCCTACGTACCGATGGCGGAAAAAAAACTAGCGCAAATAGGGGATGAAATTGTCCAGCAATACCCTGAAGCTCGTGTAGCGATCACTCATAGAATCGGAAAATTGGCGATTAGTGATGTCGCAGTCGCGATCGCTGTCTCTACGCCTCACCGGGCAGATGCTTTTGAAGCCAGCCGGTATGCAATAGAGAGAATCAAAGAAATTGTGCCGATTTGGAAAAAAGAACATTGGGAAGATGGATCGGAATGGGTTGGCGATCAGCTGCAAACAACCCGATATCCTACTGGAAGACCGGAAGAGGAGGATTTGTGA
- the mobB gene encoding molybdopterin-guanine dinucleotide biosynthesis protein B, with the protein MGKPIVIQVTGYSNSGKTTLVSQWIKYLNDKGLQVSVIKHHGHSGEPLVVGDEGKDSESFRRAGATDSLVVSDTEFHWIGGLAKKPSLSTLISWVSDTDPDVILVEGFKMERYPKIVLVRDWQDRLLIEESSNVNVIVCWREEDRRFFQTKGYEAFMINNWLSEIDNVTGIFKVNGEV; encoded by the coding sequence ATGGGCAAGCCAATAGTTATTCAAGTGACGGGGTACTCGAATAGTGGAAAAACGACGCTTGTTTCGCAATGGATCAAGTACCTCAATGACAAGGGACTTCAAGTGAGTGTAATTAAGCATCACGGTCATAGTGGAGAGCCACTTGTTGTTGGGGACGAGGGAAAAGACAGCGAAAGCTTTAGGCGTGCAGGTGCAACTGACTCACTCGTAGTTTCAGATACTGAATTTCACTGGATTGGTGGTCTTGCAAAAAAGCCGTCTTTATCAACACTCATTTCCTGGGTGTCTGATACGGATCCAGATGTTATTTTAGTGGAAGGGTTTAAAATGGAAAGGTACCCGAAAATTGTCTTGGTCCGTGACTGGCAAGATCGTTTGCTTATAGAAGAAAGTTCGAACGTAAACGTCATTGTATGCTGGCGAGAGGAAGATCGCCGCTTTTTTCAAACAAAAGGGTATGAAGCATTTATGATTAACAATTGGCTTTCTGAAATAGATAATGTTACAGGGATTTTTAAGGTTAATGGAGAGGTGTGA
- the glp gene encoding gephyrin-like molybdotransferase Glp, producing the protein MVEKRTPIPVPEAQKRVMKNRRTGPKEWVSINDADGRVLAESIYADHDIPPFDKSPLDGFAVQSEDTKRATSEAPVYLEVIETVGAGHVAKPVTKPGQAVRVMTGTMIPEGCDAIVMFELTNEVERNGKTMIEIKRPFKAGDFVSFKGEETKKGDPLVTAGTKVNPGVKALLATFGYPKVPVIRKPVVGIFATGSELLEVEEPMEPGKIRNSNAYMVSAQVMDAGGEARYYGKLADDFDQCFEAVSNALDEVDILITTGGVSVGDFDYLPAIYSKLGATTLFNKIAMRPGSVTTVAELNGKLLFGLSGNPSACFVGFELYTRPWIQSYLASNVPYLQQTTATLQKDFPKPNPFTRFIRSRIEFSEGRVFTEPVGLDKSQTVTSLAHANALTVVPGGTRGFQKGDQVDVLLLQSEGSSQPIKLPEKES; encoded by the coding sequence ATGGTTGAAAAACGAACACCGATCCCAGTTCCAGAAGCCCAAAAAAGAGTGATGAAAAATAGGAGAACAGGACCAAAGGAATGGGTATCAATCAACGACGCCGATGGAAGGGTTTTGGCTGAATCGATTTATGCTGATCATGATATCCCTCCTTTTGATAAATCTCCTTTAGACGGATTTGCCGTTCAAAGTGAGGATACTAAACGCGCGACTAGCGAAGCGCCGGTTTATTTAGAAGTAATTGAAACCGTCGGAGCAGGTCACGTTGCTAAGCCTGTAACTAAACCAGGTCAGGCGGTAAGAGTCATGACGGGGACGATGATTCCTGAAGGTTGTGATGCGATAGTCATGTTTGAACTGACGAACGAAGTGGAACGAAACGGGAAGACGATGATCGAAATCAAGCGTCCCTTTAAAGCAGGAGATTTTGTTTCATTTAAAGGGGAAGAGACGAAAAAAGGGGATCCTCTGGTCACAGCGGGAACGAAAGTAAATCCTGGAGTGAAGGCATTACTTGCTACTTTTGGTTATCCGAAGGTTCCGGTTATTAGAAAGCCGGTTGTGGGTATTTTTGCGACAGGGAGTGAATTACTTGAGGTTGAAGAACCGATGGAACCTGGAAAGATCCGTAACAGCAACGCTTATATGGTTTCAGCACAAGTGATGGACGCTGGCGGGGAGGCGCGTTATTACGGGAAGCTTGCCGATGATTTTGATCAATGTTTTGAAGCCGTTTCGAATGCCCTTGATGAAGTAGATATTTTAATTACGACTGGTGGGGTGTCGGTTGGTGATTTTGATTATCTGCCGGCCATTTATAGTAAACTTGGTGCAACGACGCTTTTTAATAAAATTGCGATGCGGCCTGGAAGTGTAACTACGGTTGCTGAATTAAATGGGAAATTACTGTTTGGACTTTCAGGAAATCCGTCTGCTTGTTTTGTTGGCTTTGAACTATACACTCGGCCGTGGATTCAGTCGTACTTAGCATCTAATGTGCCTTACTTACAGCAAACGACCGCTACGCTTCAAAAGGATTTTCCAAAACCGAACCCGTTCACTCGCTTTATTCGCAGTAGGATTGAGTTCAGCGAAGGACGTGTATTCACAGAACCTGTAGGCTTGGATAAATCGCAAACGGTGACGTCACTTGCTCATGCCAATGCTCTTACTGTCGTGCCAGGTGGAACGAGAGGGTTTCAAAAGGGAGATCAAGTTGATGTCTTATTACTTCAAAGTGAAGGATCCTCACAGCCTATTAAGCTTCCCGAAAAGGAATCATAA
- a CDS encoding SCO family protein → MKKSSLVGVISMFILLTGCGFLYSDPSVDSDAIIDLTEADRDEGYWEMVDFEAVNQDGETVTNDDLDGTYWLAKTIFTRCPTVCMTMTPNMVEVQEAMDSEGIEDVQIVSFTVDPEFDTPERLKDYGESYGAHFDNWHFLTGYEPEMIEEIAEYGMRANIIPTENDIMHPIRFFLFNEEGETVRMYSGEEGFDLDAIIADLEYLGL, encoded by the coding sequence ATGAAGAAAAGTTCCTTAGTAGGTGTAATTTCTATGTTCATACTGCTAACAGGATGCGGCTTTTTGTATTCAGATCCTTCGGTAGATTCAGATGCGATTATTGATTTGACCGAAGCTGATCGGGATGAAGGCTATTGGGAAATGGTTGATTTTGAGGCCGTTAACCAAGATGGGGAAACGGTGACCAATGATGACTTGGATGGCACATATTGGTTAGCGAAAACGATCTTTACTCGTTGTCCAACGGTTTGTATGACGATGACACCTAACATGGTAGAAGTCCAAGAAGCAATGGACAGCGAAGGTATTGAAGATGTGCAAATTGTTTCGTTTACTGTGGATCCTGAATTTGATACGCCAGAACGCCTAAAGGATTATGGGGAATCTTACGGAGCTCATTTTGATAATTGGCACTTCCTTACGGGCTATGAGCCTGAAATGATTGAAGAAATTGCCGAGTACGGAATGAGGGCCAATATTATCCCAACAGAAAATGATATTATGCACCCAATTCGTTTTTTCTTGTTTAATGAAGAGGGAGAAACAGTTCGTATGTATAGTGGTGAAGAGGGTTTTGATCTTGATGCCATCATTGCAGATTTGGAATACTTAGGTTTATAG
- the ctaG gene encoding cytochrome c oxidase assembly factor CtaG, whose product MSQFLEQLFSNFSARALWTPELIVVLLIISAAYFWVTGPMRHKFEDSAPVSTRRKVYFHLGLVAVYFGFGGPLYLVGHMMLSMHMLSMAIVYLIAPPLLLLGLPTWFFKPFAKVKVIRSIFLVLGFPILGLLLFNAMFSIYHLPIMFDRLLTNEGAHNIYQLGMFFAASVMWWHLTPRLETRYELTELKKIGYMFANGVLITPACALIIFAGTPLYATYTDPATWAIAMAYCLPAGADIPFELFSGDNALPPLLPVHDQQLGGALMKVTQELVYGIAIGYIFKQWMKRDRSDNAKSKYKEYDMVQTQQ is encoded by the coding sequence TTGAGTCAGTTTTTGGAACAGTTATTCAGTAATTTTTCAGCACGAGCTCTTTGGACTCCTGAACTGATTGTTGTACTGTTGATTATTAGTGCCGCCTATTTCTGGGTTACAGGACCGATGCGACATAAATTTGAAGATTCAGCACCCGTCTCGACTCGTAGAAAAGTATATTTTCATCTTGGCCTTGTGGCTGTGTATTTTGGATTCGGTGGCCCGTTATATTTAGTCGGACATATGATGCTTAGTATGCATATGCTTTCGATGGCCATTGTTTACCTGATTGCTCCACCGTTACTTTTATTAGGTTTACCTACTTGGTTTTTTAAACCTTTCGCCAAGGTGAAAGTAATCCGAAGCATTTTTCTCGTTTTAGGTTTCCCAATTTTAGGGCTGCTTTTATTTAATGCGATGTTTTCGATTTATCATTTGCCGATTATGTTTGATCGTTTATTAACAAATGAAGGGGCTCATAACATTTATCAGTTAGGGATGTTTTTTGCCGCATCAGTAATGTGGTGGCATTTAACGCCTCGCCTTGAAACGCGTTATGAACTTACCGAACTAAAAAAAATCGGTTATATGTTTGCAAACGGTGTGTTAATAACCCCTGCTTGTGCGTTGATCATTTTTGCCGGTACTCCACTTTATGCAACATATACAGATCCGGCAACGTGGGCAATTGCGATGGCTTATTGTTTACCAGCAGGTGCGGATATTCCATTTGAATTGTTTTCTGGGGATAATGCGTTGCCACCGCTTCTACCAGTGCACGACCAACAGCTTGGCGGAGCTTTAATGAAAGTGACTCAAGAGCTTGTATACGGTATTGCGATCGGATACATCTTTAAGCAATGGATGAAAAGAGACCGTTCGGATAATGCAAAATCGAAATATAAAGAATATGACATGGTGCAAACGCAGCAATAA
- a CDS encoding Cof-type HAD-IIB family hydrolase, with the protein MKEHLIAIDLDGTLLTDQKMISKRNRHAIEKVREFGHKVVIATGRPYRASKGYYQELFLDTPLVNFNGAFVHHPKDRTFQTSHQPLDQQTAKSIIQTCEALQVKNVMVEVMDDYYLRHLNKGFAEAFTLGHSPVDYGNLEQLLQTDPTSLLIHPEEGQEKQLASIIDDAHAEVTEQRSWGAPWNVIEVVKGGVNKAVGLKKIAAYFNIPQERVIAFGDEDNDLEMIEYAGCGVAMENGISQLKSLANETTVSNEEDGIAQFLEERFRFSAPHHLTEKETS; encoded by the coding sequence ATGAAAGAACATCTAATTGCCATCGACTTAGATGGCACGCTATTGACAGATCAAAAAATGATATCAAAGCGAAACCGCCATGCTATAGAAAAAGTACGTGAGTTTGGTCACAAGGTCGTAATTGCCACCGGTCGTCCTTACCGGGCAAGTAAAGGATACTATCAAGAATTATTTTTAGATACCCCTTTAGTAAATTTCAATGGGGCTTTTGTTCATCATCCAAAAGACAGGACTTTTCAAACCTCTCATCAGCCTTTAGACCAACAAACGGCGAAATCGATCATCCAAACATGTGAAGCTCTTCAAGTAAAAAACGTCATGGTTGAGGTAATGGATGACTACTACCTTAGACACTTAAACAAAGGGTTTGCAGAAGCTTTTACACTCGGCCATTCACCTGTTGACTATGGCAACCTAGAACAATTACTTCAAACCGATCCCACGTCATTACTCATTCATCCGGAAGAAGGACAAGAAAAACAACTTGCTTCGATTATTGATGATGCTCATGCAGAAGTGACTGAACAGCGGTCTTGGGGAGCACCATGGAATGTCATTGAAGTTGTTAAAGGCGGTGTAAACAAAGCAGTCGGTTTAAAAAAGATCGCCGCTTATTTTAATATCCCTCAAGAACGTGTCATAGCATTCGGAGATGAAGATAACGATTTAGAAATGATTGAGTACGCCGGGTGCGGTGTAGCCATGGAAAATGGGATTTCACAATTAAAATCACTTGCCAATGAAACAACCGTATCAAATGAAGAAGATGGCATTGCTCAATTTCTCGAGGAACGATTTCGTTTTTCCGCTCCTCATCACCTCACTGAAAAAGAAACCTCATAA
- a CDS encoding DUF3813 domain-containing protein: protein MGNRYYQQAFERVQAAHEAMEAAHTPQTLDEAYQQIQLAKQALSQAFADSSMTEREQLGQIQEELYNATESFSPEHGR from the coding sequence ATGGGAAACCGTTACTATCAGCAAGCATTCGAGAGAGTTCAAGCAGCCCATGAGGCAATGGAAGCTGCACATACACCTCAAACCTTGGATGAAGCCTACCAGCAAATTCAATTAGCGAAACAAGCATTATCACAAGCATTTGCCGATTCCTCAATGACGGAACGAGAGCAGTTAGGACAAATTCAAGAAGAACTTTACAATGCTACTGAGTCTTTCTCCCCAGAACACGGACGGTGA